From a single candidate division WOR-3 bacterium genomic region:
- a CDS encoding FtsW/RodA/SpoVE family cell cycle protein: MKKRIDLIYLETVILLLSFGILAIYSTTFYEKSFFPKALSTSYFDRTLMGAGIGLVILFLSMVINLSFYYSKSKILGIIQLPVAGSVFLWILFFSAIFYNAFRVLTNKEEVARSIGGHFQPQEFFKYAHLFLLAYLAEKKINDWWLVLLSLIGTIVLFSQKAVGTAFIFFLFCVTFFFFVLRLKTIHIFLYTLFVATFISIGIWKIPYARKRFEEFWIRKKKKVDLAKIDWRNLAHQDHARIAIASGKLFGRGLGRGLQKFGFLAWVRTDFIFANICEEMGFIGALALLFLFFILFWRGLLIASAFHFGFEYMVASGISIIFCLYFFVHVFVSLDIIPCTGQPLPFVSYGGSALASNLWAVGTVLNISHSRKN, from the coding sequence ATGAAGAAAAGGATTGACTTAATTTATCTGGAGACGGTTATTCTACTCTTATCTTTTGGCATTTTAGCAATCTATTCCACCACTTTTTATGAGAAATCTTTTTTCCCAAAAGCATTATCGACAAGTTATTTCGACCGAACATTGATGGGGGCGGGAATCGGTTTGGTGATTCTATTTTTATCTATGGTAATTAACCTTTCTTTTTATTACTCCAAATCCAAAATTTTGGGTATTATTCAATTACCAGTTGCCGGAAGTGTTTTTCTCTGGATTTTATTTTTCTCAGCCATTTTCTACAATGCCTTTCGGGTTCTAACCAATAAAGAGGAGGTAGCGAGGTCAATTGGGGGGCACTTTCAACCCCAGGAGTTTTTTAAGTACGCCCATCTTTTCCTTTTAGCCTATCTCGCCGAGAAAAAGATAAATGATTGGTGGTTGGTGCTTTTATCTCTTATTGGAACCATTGTCCTTTTTTCCCAAAAGGCGGTAGGAACCGCATTTATCTTTTTCTTATTTTGTGTTACCTTCTTTTTCTTCGTTTTAAGGTTAAAAACTATTCATATTTTTCTTTATACCCTATTCGTAGCCACTTTCATTTCTATCGGGATTTGGAAAATTCCTTACGCCCGAAAAAGATTCGAGGAATTTTGGATTCGAAAGAAAAAGAAAGTTGATTTAGCAAAGATAGACTGGCGAAATTTGGCACACCAAGATCATGCGCGCATTGCCATCGCTTCTGGTAAATTATTCGGACGCGGTTTAGGGCGCGGGTTACAGAAATTTGGGTTTTTAGCTTGGGTTCGTACCGATTTTATTTTTGCCAATATCTGTGAAGAGATGGGTTTTATTGGGGCCCTCGCTCTTCTCTTTCTGTTTTTTATTTTATTCTGGCGCGGTCTTTTGATTGCTAGTGCCTTTCATTTTGGTTTTGAATATATGGTGGCTAGCGGGATTTCCATCATCTTTTGTCTTTACTTTTTCGTCCACGTCTTTGTGAGTTTGGATATTATTCCGTGCACTGGTCAACCTCTTCCTTTCGTTTCTTATGGTGGTTCGGCTCTCGCTTCTAACCTTTGGGCGGTAGGAACTGTATTAAACATTTCTCACAGCCGAAAGAATTGA
- the murC gene encoding UDP-N-acetylmuramate--L-alanine ligase, translating to MLSRIRRFHFTGIGGTGMSGLALVLKNSGFEVTGSDLQRSEVTSRLEKEGIKIFYDHKEENIGNCQVLVYSSACPPDNPEIVAARRLGRIVLRRAEMLQELLRMRFSIVVAGSHGKTTVSSLIAFILEKGGFDPTLIIGGRIKGWESGGKLGKSQLLVCEADESDKSFLFLTPHIACVTNVDREHLDFYGYSFRALRNAFLSFLLSVPLIDGICVLCNEDPVTKALAKVVKRQVLLYGLEKPPKRRRKGIEERESYLWTQNLKIFPFGSEYEVVKDEEVIGKVEVSLPGIHNVLNSLAACGIALLLDVPFSVIQEGLKNFSGVERRLEFKGEKKGIKVYDDYAHHPTEIKATLNALRNLHPKERIIAIFQPHRYTRTSYLYEDFGRAFPLADLLIITEIYPASEKPIPGVSAELIYEVAKKEKGENVFFVPDKDQISSFLLPLLKEGDLIITLGAGNIWQVGLEILKRLAKDLE from the coding sequence ATGCTTTCCCGGATAAGAAGGTTTCATTTTACCGGTATCGGTGGAACGGGGATGTCGGGTTTAGCTTTGGTGCTCAAAAACTCGGGTTTTGAAGTGACCGGATCTGATTTACAGCGGAGCGAGGTTACAAGTAGATTGGAAAAGGAAGGGATAAAGATTTTTTATGACCATAAAGAGGAGAATATCGGTAATTGTCAAGTTTTGGTCTATTCCTCCGCCTGTCCCCCCGATAATCCCGAAATCGTCGCTGCTCGTCGGTTGGGTCGGATTGTTCTGCGGAGAGCGGAGATGCTTCAGGAGCTTTTGCGGATGCGGTTTTCCATTGTCGTTGCCGGAAGTCACGGCAAGACCACGGTCAGTTCTTTAATTGCTTTTATTTTAGAAAAAGGTGGGTTTGACCCAACTTTAATTATTGGCGGTCGGATAAAGGGATGGGAAAGCGGAGGAAAGTTAGGGAAATCGCAGTTATTAGTTTGTGAGGCAGACGAGTCCGATAAATCATTTCTCTTCTTAACTCCACACATTGCGTGTGTCACCAACGTCGACCGGGAGCATCTTGATTTTTATGGCTATTCTTTTCGGGCACTCCGCAATGCTTTTCTCTCTTTTCTTCTTTCGGTGCCCCTTATTGATGGGATTTGTGTCCTATGCAATGAAGATCCGGTGACGAAAGCGTTAGCGAAGGTGGTGAAGAGGCAAGTTCTTTTGTATGGTTTAGAAAAGCCCCCAAAGAGGAGAAGAAAGGGTATTGAAGAAAGAGAAAGTTATCTCTGGACACAGAATTTGAAGATTTTTCCTTTTGGGAGCGAATACGAAGTGGTAAAGGATGAGGAGGTCATTGGGAAGGTAGAGGTTTCCCTTCCCGGGATTCATAATGTGTTAAACTCTCTAGCGGCCTGCGGTATCGCTCTCCTTTTGGATGTTCCATTTTCTGTCATTCAAGAAGGTTTAAAAAATTTTTCCGGAGTAGAAAGGCGCCTGGAGTTTAAGGGGGAGAAGAAGGGAATAAAGGTTTACGACGATTATGCTCATCACCCAACCGAAATTAAGGCGACCCTTAATGCTTTACGGAACCTTCATCCGAAAGAGAGGATAATTGCCATATTTCAGCCTCATCGGTATACTCGAACTTCTTATCTTTATGAAGATTTTGGACGAGCATTCCCTCTGGCTGATCTTTTAATCATTACAGAGATTTATCCCGCATCAGAAAAACCAATTCCTGGCGTCTCGGCAGAATTGATCTACGAAGTGGCGAAAAAAGAAAAAGGGGAGAATGTGTTTTTCGTTCCGGATAAAGACCAGATTTCTTCTTTCCTTTTGCCTTTATTAAAAGAAGGGGATTTAATCATCACACTGGGGGCGGGAAATATATGGCAGGTAGGATTAGAGATATTAAAACGGTTGGCGAAAGATTTGGAATAA
- the mraY gene encoding phospho-N-acetylmuramoyl-pentapeptide-transferase, with amino-acid sequence MLYLLLAPLRNYWILFNLFRYITFRAFLAGTFSIIFVLAFYPLFIGFLKKYGIGQRVRVDVLPHHRNKSGIPTMGGILTNLSIFLSLFLFADLSNRYIQLAILILFWLGILGFADDFIKVKKGKPKGLRKRTKFLFQFLLGLIVVLVLYFFPPSTLMRTKTNFLLFKNVIIDFGLFYIPFVVLFLVGITNAVNFADGLDGLSCGLCGITAGFYAVLCYVTGHAKIAGYLNLLHLGNAGEGAVLGLSVVGAALGFLWFNSYPAEIFLGDTGSLPLGGLLAFLAIVAKQEILFIFAGGVFILEVGSVVLQVLYFRLTRGKRVFLMTPLHHHFEKKNWPEPKIVQRFYIIAILSGFLALATLKIR; translated from the coding sequence ATGCTTTATCTGCTCCTTGCCCCATTAAGAAATTATTGGATTCTTTTTAATCTCTTCCGGTATATTACATTTCGTGCCTTCTTGGCAGGTACCTTTTCTATAATTTTCGTTCTGGCCTTCTATCCCCTTTTTATTGGCTTTCTTAAAAAATACGGTATTGGTCAAAGGGTCCGCGTGGATGTCTTGCCCCACCATCGCAATAAGAGCGGTATTCCAACGATGGGAGGAATTCTAACAAATCTCTCTATTTTCTTATCTCTCTTCCTCTTTGCGGATTTATCAAATCGCTATATCCAGTTAGCAATTCTGATTCTCTTCTGGCTGGGCATTCTGGGATTTGCTGATGACTTTATCAAAGTGAAAAAAGGTAAGCCGAAAGGATTAAGGAAAAGGACGAAGTTTTTATTCCAATTTCTTTTGGGGTTGATTGTCGTTTTGGTTCTTTACTTTTTCCCACCCAGTACTTTGATGCGAACAAAAACCAATTTTCTTCTCTTTAAGAATGTGATTATTGATTTTGGGCTTTTTTATATCCCCTTTGTAGTTCTTTTCTTGGTGGGAATTACGAATGCGGTAAATTTTGCTGATGGTTTGGACGGTCTTTCTTGTGGACTCTGCGGAATAACTGCAGGATTTTATGCGGTCCTGTGTTATGTCACAGGACATGCCAAAATCGCTGGTTATTTAAACCTTCTTCATCTTGGAAATGCGGGTGAGGGTGCGGTTTTGGGTTTAAGTGTGGTAGGAGCAGCCTTAGGTTTTCTTTGGTTTAATTCCTATCCTGCCGAGATCTTTCTGGGAGACACGGGGAGTTTACCATTAGGAGGGCTTCTGGCATTTTTGGCGATTGTTGCGAAACAGGAGATACTTTTTATTTTTGCGGGAGGAGTTTTTATTTTAGAAGTCGGGAGTGTGGTCTTGCAGGTACTTTATTTCCGCTTGACAAGAGGAAAAAGAGTTTTTTTAATGACTCCTCTTCACCATCATTTTGAGAAGAAAAATTGGCCCGAGCCCAAAATTGTCCAAAGGTTTTACATAATTGCTATTCTTTCGGGTTTTCTAGCTTTGGCGACTCTAAAAATACGATGA
- the murD gene encoding UDP-N-acetylmuramoyl-L-alanine--D-glutamate ligase, protein MRELEKERFFLVLGLGRATTPIVQFLLWQEKKVFAHDEVSEKGKPFLANKHFTFVPLEEIPKLPEPLITVISPGISEDSQLVLFAKKKGEVISDIEFVYQILRKRAGIKIVAITGTNGKSTTTALLGNILQKAKKRVFVGGNIAPGKPAGAALFTKKDIFIFEVSSFQLEKIKDFRPHGAVLLNIGEDHLDRYGNLEKYIAAKANIFLNQKEDDFAVLNYDDCRVRTIAKKIKAKIFWFSLRKKIQGIFWQNGIGYIKLPGEEEKEILRTTDVALKGKFNLANTLAVSLVAYLFGLGKKEIIKGIRSFPGLPHRLEFVRKVGSVQFINNSMATNPAAFAASLSVFPKPVILIAGGKNKGFSLTDYERPMKEFAKYIILIGEVQQALFNTLSPSLRQKTYLASSLKEAVKKALKIAQKNDIVLFSPGFASFDMFKDFVDRGNSFKRIVRSL, encoded by the coding sequence ATGAGAGAGTTAGAGAAGGAAAGGTTTTTTTTGGTTTTGGGTTTAGGTCGGGCGACAACCCCAATTGTTCAGTTTTTACTCTGGCAGGAAAAGAAAGTTTTTGCCCACGATGAGGTGAGCGAAAAGGGGAAACCTTTTCTTGCGAATAAGCATTTTACTTTTGTCCCTTTGGAAGAGATTCCTAAACTACCAGAGCCATTAATAACCGTTATCAGCCCAGGAATCTCTGAGGATTCTCAATTGGTCCTTTTTGCTAAGAAAAAGGGAGAGGTGATTTCTGATATTGAATTTGTATATCAGATATTAAGAAAACGAGCAGGTATTAAAATTGTAGCGATTACGGGTACTAACGGAAAATCGACCACCACGGCGCTCTTGGGGAATATTTTGCAAAAGGCAAAAAAGAGAGTCTTCGTAGGTGGGAATATTGCTCCCGGTAAGCCGGCCGGTGCCGCCCTTTTTACGAAGAAAGATATTTTTATCTTTGAGGTCTCTTCTTTTCAGTTGGAGAAAATAAAAGATTTTCGGCCCCACGGGGCGGTGCTTCTTAATATCGGGGAGGACCACCTTGACCGTTACGGAAATTTAGAGAAATACATAGCGGCAAAAGCGAATATTTTTTTAAATCAAAAAGAGGATGATTTTGCGGTTCTCAATTACGATGATTGCCGAGTGCGAACAATAGCAAAAAAAATAAAGGCAAAGATTTTTTGGTTTTCTTTAAGGAAAAAGATTCAAGGGATTTTTTGGCAAAACGGCATTGGTTATATCAAACTTCCCGGAGAAGAAGAAAAAGAGATTCTTCGGACTACGGATGTGGCTCTTAAAGGGAAATTCAATTTGGCAAATACCTTAGCAGTTAGTTTAGTCGCTTATCTTTTTGGCTTAGGCAAGAAGGAGATAATTAAAGGGATTAGGAGTTTTCCGGGACTTCCCCACCGTCTGGAATTTGTCCGGAAGGTGGGGAGTGTTCAATTTATAAACAATTCTATGGCAACAAATCCCGCAGCTTTCGCCGCTTCCCTTTCGGTATTCCCCAAGCCGGTAATTCTTATCGCTGGGGGAAAGAATAAGGGGTTTTCTCTTACGGACTACGAGAGGCCGATGAAGGAATTCGCTAAGTATATAATTTTAATTGGGGAAGTCCAGCAGGCACTTTTTAATACTCTTTCCCCTTCCCTTCGGCAAAAGACATATTTAGCATCTTCTTTAAAAGAAGCGGTTAAGAAAGCCCTAAAAATCGCTCAGAAAAATGACATTGTCCTATTTTCTCCTGGTTTTGCCAGTTTTGATATGTTTAAAGATTTCGTTGATCGTGGGAACTCTTTTAAAAGAATTGTGCGGTCTTTATGA
- a CDS encoding UDP-N-acetylglucosamine--N-acetylmuramyl-(pentapeptide) pyrophosphoryl-undecaprenol N-acetylglucosamine transferase yields MRKVLEKEIAIIIAGTGGHIFPGIALAEEIREKGRKVFLLGRKRGMEEKIAEEVGLDFLGYPFFKSLFSFGFFQSIVHCLFLLWRRKPWVIINCGSYASLPPLLAGIILGLPIYILEQNRIPGRMTKVFAPFARWVFFGFPPQGMTKDKVIWTGNPIRKRIKKIKERKEEYILVLGGSQGARSLSLFLKNLARDFPDEQFLIQVREEDLEKLTEEAPGNCSFFIFTSEIERILSRAKLVVSRAGGSTVSEILYLGLPAVLIPYPYATQNHQEANALFCVGRGCALMIRESEFLKNWEKVKKVFQSLLRDDEKRKEMGKRAKELSRDGTKIILERLKIGG; encoded by the coding sequence ATGAGAAAGGTTTTGGAGAAAGAGATCGCCATCATAATAGCCGGAACCGGAGGACATATCTTTCCGGGAATTGCTTTGGCCGAGGAAATTAGAGAGAAAGGGAGAAAGGTTTTTCTTTTAGGGAGAAAAAGAGGAATGGAGGAAAAGATAGCGGAGGAAGTGGGTCTTGATTTTCTCGGATATCCTTTTTTTAAGAGTTTATTTTCTTTCGGATTTTTCCAGAGCATAGTCCACTGTCTATTCCTTTTATGGCGAAGGAAACCTTGGGTAATAATCAACTGTGGTAGTTATGCCTCCTTACCTCCGCTCCTGGCCGGTATTATCTTGGGATTACCAATTTACATTTTAGAACAGAATAGAATCCCCGGCCGGATGACGAAGGTTTTTGCTCCCTTTGCCCGGTGGGTCTTTTTTGGCTTTCCCCCACAGGGGATGACTAAAGATAAGGTGATCTGGACAGGAAATCCCATCCGAAAGCGAATAAAGAAAATTAAGGAAAGAAAGGAGGAGTATATTTTAGTCTTAGGTGGTAGTCAGGGTGCTCGCTCCCTTTCCTTATTTTTGAAAAATTTAGCGAGAGACTTTCCCGATGAGCAATTCTTAATTCAGGTGCGGGAAGAAGATTTGGAGAAATTAACAGAAGAGGCACCGGGAAATTGCTCCTTTTTTATATTTACATCGGAGATCGAAAGAATCCTTTCCCGGGCGAAACTGGTTGTTAGTCGAGCAGGTGGCTCAACAGTTTCCGAAATTCTCTACCTTGGTTTACCAGCTGTTTTGATTCCTTATCCCTACGCCACTCAAAACCACCAGGAAGCGAATGCCCTTTTCTGTGTGGGGAGAGGGTGCGCCTTGATGATTCGAGAAAGCGAGTTTCTTAAAAATTGGGAAAAAGTGAAAAAGGTTTTTCAATCCCTCCTTAGGGATGACGAAAAAAGAAAAGAAATGGGAAAAAGGGCAAAGGAATTAAGTAGAGATGGCACAAAGATAATTTTAGAGAGATTAAAAATTGGGGGGTAA
- a CDS encoding penicillin-binding protein 2 produces the protein MPTKIKGRLVSLFLLFFSVFILITLYLFYLQCFAGERYRKLADKIYHQRKERLLAERGAIWDRRGRLLAFSEITSFLQIDWPYLKGDTLTKAIEVISRYFPKIAESLPFYRNKSRERFFCTIKYEEGKNLNQILRKENLFHAVRAKENFHRHYPIAYFTNVLGEVSEAERKGLWGLELVGERFLRGKDGFIIYQKDASGRTFPYPAYPREDPEKGADIYLTLDKDFMEISFEELKKGVEEFRAKKGAVLILNCSTGEVLAMVDYPLYDVEAQFLRPYSLLWEFEPGSVFKFLIAALALESKERDKFLARKYDVSSGEVKIGKERIKEYHNKKLGVISFSDIIAFSSNCGVTLLTFDLPVRDYYSLLVDFGFNCLTGIELEERRGYVPALGLLKKGKNCPPHLYACNSFGQGLRATLMQLASAYMAIANGGLLLRPYLIKEVRKEGKKIFSKEKLVVRRVISESAAEMLREVLSSVCEKGTGKNAQIKGLSVCGKTGTGEKPLSGGRGYSDKAVTTFIGFFPKDSPKYLIAVMLDEPKGPAAENAAIIFKQIGEKIWFLSQFAEL, from the coding sequence GTGCCGACTAAGATTAAGGGGAGATTAGTCAGCCTATTTTTATTATTTTTCTCAGTATTTATTCTTATTACTCTATACCTTTTTTATTTACAATGCTTTGCGGGAGAGAGATACCGGAAATTAGCGGATAAAATATATCATCAACGAAAAGAAAGGTTATTAGCCGAAAGAGGGGCAATTTGGGATAGGAGAGGTCGTCTTTTAGCCTTTTCGGAAATTACCAGTTTTCTGCAAATTGATTGGCCTTATTTGAAAGGTGATACATTAACGAAAGCAATAGAAGTTATTAGCCGCTACTTTCCTAAAATAGCGGAAAGTTTACCTTTTTATAGAAATAAATCCCGGGAACGGTTTTTTTGTACTATAAAATACGAAGAGGGGAAGAATTTAAATCAGATTTTAAGAAAGGAAAATCTATTCCATGCGGTTCGGGCAAAAGAAAATTTCCATCGTCATTATCCGATTGCCTATTTTACTAACGTATTGGGGGAAGTTTCAGAGGCAGAGAGAAAAGGGTTATGGGGTTTGGAATTGGTTGGAGAAAGATTTTTGCGCGGAAAGGATGGTTTTATTATCTACCAAAAGGATGCGAGCGGTAGGACATTCCCTTATCCGGCTTACCCGCGGGAAGACCCGGAAAAGGGTGCTGATATCTATCTCACTTTAGATAAGGACTTTATGGAAATTAGTTTTGAGGAATTAAAAAAAGGCGTGGAGGAGTTTAGGGCAAAGAAGGGGGCAGTTCTTATCTTAAACTGTAGTACCGGGGAGGTATTGGCAATGGTTGATTATCCCCTCTATGATGTAGAAGCGCAATTTTTGCGACCTTATTCCCTTCTCTGGGAGTTTGAACCGGGCTCAGTTTTTAAGTTTCTTATCGCCGCCTTGGCTCTGGAATCAAAAGAGCGTGACAAATTTTTGGCTCGGAAATATGATGTTTCTTCGGGAGAGGTGAAAATTGGAAAAGAGCGAATTAAGGAGTATCATAATAAGAAATTAGGGGTCATCAGTTTTTCCGATATTATCGCCTTTTCTTCCAATTGCGGGGTAACTTTACTCACATTTGACTTACCAGTTAGAGATTACTATTCTCTTTTAGTTGACTTTGGTTTTAATTGCCTGACAGGGATTGAATTAGAGGAAAGAAGAGGATATGTGCCGGCGTTAGGGCTCTTAAAAAAGGGAAAAAACTGTCCCCCGCATCTTTACGCTTGTAACTCTTTTGGTCAAGGTTTAAGAGCCACTTTAATGCAACTTGCTTCTGCCTATATGGCAATTGCTAATGGCGGGCTTCTTCTTCGGCCCTATCTTATTAAAGAGGTAAGAAAAGAAGGCAAGAAAATTTTTTCTAAGGAGAAATTGGTTGTGAGACGCGTAATTTCGGAAAGCGCGGCTGAAATGTTGAGAGAAGTTTTAAGTTCGGTATGTGAAAAAGGAACAGGGAAGAATGCCCAAATTAAAGGTTTAAGCGTTTGTGGGAAAACAGGAACGGGCGAAAAGCCTTTATCTGGAGGGCGTGGTTATTCAGATAAAGCGGTTACCACCTTCATCGGGTTTTTCCCAAAGGATAGTCCTAAATACTTAATCGCGGTGATGCTTGATGAGCCGAAAGGACCTGCCGCCGAAAATGCGGCGATCATTTTTAAGCAAATTGGAGAAAAAATTTGGTTTCTTTCCCAGTTTGCCGAATTATGA
- the rsmH gene encoding 16S rRNA (cytosine(1402)-N(4))-methyltransferase RsmH, whose amino-acid sequence MNPTVLTQRGNDPPTGIEKEKLFHFPVMKREVFSILINEAKVNKGVIVDGTVGTGGHLSYLLKNSPPGISFLGIDIDPDAVNFSRRLFQNFRNVFIYQANYINLPEIIKELNLNPVIGILFDFGVSRFQLETAERGFSFQKEGPLDMRFSKEGETALGLIRRASGKKLEKILWLYGEERDYKKIARAIVEKRRNINTTFDLKNVIIQAVKRKDKRKFARVFQALRIAVNSELENVERGIKRAIPLLTEGGRIVTITYHSLEDRIVKRIFKEKKENKEILIVTRKPIRPSPAEIGENPSSRSAKLRAAEKV is encoded by the coding sequence ATGAATCCAACCGTCTTAACCCAACGGGGTAATGACCCACCAACGGGTATAGAGAAAGAGAAATTATTTCATTTTCCGGTAATGAAAAGGGAGGTATTTTCTATTTTGATTAATGAGGCAAAAGTTAATAAAGGGGTAATTGTTGACGGTACTGTGGGAACAGGTGGACATCTTTCTTACCTTCTAAAAAATTCCCCTCCCGGAATTAGTTTTTTAGGGATTGATATTGACCCGGATGCGGTTAACTTTTCTCGGAGATTATTTCAAAATTTTCGGAATGTCTTTATCTACCAAGCAAATTATATTAATTTACCCGAGATAATCAAAGAATTGAATCTTAACCCGGTAATTGGTATTTTGTTTGATTTCGGGGTTTCCCGTTTTCAATTAGAGACAGCCGAAAGGGGTTTTTCTTTCCAAAAGGAAGGTCCCCTGGATATGCGATTTTCCAAAGAAGGAGAAACCGCATTGGGTTTAATCAGAAGAGCAAGCGGCAAAAAATTGGAAAAGATTCTTTGGTTATATGGAGAGGAACGAGATTATAAGAAAATTGCTCGAGCGATAGTAGAAAAAAGGAGAAATATCAATACCACTTTTGACTTGAAAAATGTGATTATTCAAGCGGTAAAGAGAAAAGATAAGAGAAAGTTCGCCAGGGTATTCCAGGCACTCCGGATCGCTGTCAATTCTGAATTAGAAAATGTAGAAAGAGGGATCAAGAGGGCAATTCCTCTTTTGACGGAAGGAGGAAGGATAGTGACGATAACTTACCATTCTTTAGAAGACCGAATCGTGAAAAGGATCTTTAAAGAAAAAAAGGAAAATAAGGAAATTTTAATTGTTACCAGAAAGCCGATTCGGCCCAGCCCTGCGGAGATTGGGGAGAACCCTTCTTCCCGCAGCGCTAAACTTAGGGCTGCAGAAAAGGTGTGA
- a CDS encoding UDP-N-acetylmuramoyl-L-alanyl-D-glutamate--2,6-diaminopimelate ligase — MRRSFLSKLEKKFGFFPSLPNYDMRLRDFIQEVREIEVFGSTDVIIEGITSDSREVAPGYVFFAYQGEKSDGRFFIPEAIKKGAKVIVTDSLPEKLTPNVTYCLTPAVKKALGVFTKIFYNKIDEAMAVLGITGTQGKTTTAYLLRKILLTAGYDCGLISTIKYYDGEEWKIAENTTPEIYKIFSILSKLYKKGIRHCVMEVSSHAISLDRVFGLKFKGAGFTNLSPEHLDFHQTIEEYKKAKMKLFQDLPADSFTVYNSDDPVGKEIEKLTKAEKISYGIKETAMIKGEIKRMNLSGMDFSIIVEGREKRLRSFLIGEMNLYNILCAYGLAWGLKIKEEHIMMGIEAFRGVKGRLERVENDKGFEIFIDYAHTPKALENLLLTLKPLGKRIILVFGCGGERDKLKRPAMGEIATGLADWVIITSDNPRYEDPEQIIEDITKGIRKENYEKILNRREAIKKAISLAKRGDLVVIAGKGHEDYQIIKGEKLKFSDREEVEIALRLK, encoded by the coding sequence ATGCGGCGATCATTTTTAAGCAAATTGGAGAAAAAATTTGGTTTCTTTCCCAGTTTGCCGAATTATGATATGAGACTTAGGGATTTCATCCAAGAGGTAAGAGAGATAGAGGTTTTTGGTTCAACTGATGTGATAATTGAGGGGATTACCTCCGATTCCCGAGAGGTGGCACCAGGTTATGTCTTTTTTGCTTATCAAGGAGAGAAAAGCGACGGACGGTTTTTTATTCCGGAGGCAATTAAAAAGGGAGCAAAAGTAATAGTTACCGATTCTCTTCCTGAGAAATTAACTCCGAATGTCACTTATTGCCTAACTCCTGCGGTAAAAAAAGCCCTTGGTGTTTTTACTAAAATCTTTTATAATAAAATTGATGAAGCGATGGCGGTTCTTGGAATAACGGGGACGCAAGGGAAAACGACTACTGCCTATCTTTTAAGAAAGATTTTATTAACGGCTGGTTACGATTGCGGTCTGATTTCTACGATTAAATATTACGACGGTGAAGAATGGAAAATTGCGGAGAATACCACTCCGGAAATTTATAAAATTTTCTCCATCTTATCTAAACTTTATAAGAAAGGAATTAGGCACTGCGTGATGGAAGTGTCTTCTCATGCCATTTCTTTAGACAGGGTGTTTGGTTTGAAGTTTAAAGGCGCAGGTTTTACCAATTTATCTCCCGAACACCTTGATTTTCATCAAACAATAGAAGAATACAAAAAGGCGAAAATGAAACTTTTCCAAGACCTTCCCGCAGATAGTTTCACGGTTTACAATTCAGATGACCCTGTGGGAAAAGAGATTGAAAAATTAACAAAAGCGGAGAAAATTTCCTACGGGATAAAGGAAACGGCGATGATTAAGGGCGAAATAAAAAGGATGAATCTATCCGGGATGGATTTTTCTATTATAGTAGAAGGAAGAGAGAAAAGATTAAGGTCTTTTCTCATAGGGGAAATGAATTTGTACAATATCCTCTGTGCCTACGGTTTGGCTTGGGGATTAAAGATAAAGGAAGAACACATTATGATGGGGATTGAAGCATTCCGAGGTGTGAAGGGACGGTTAGAGAGAGTGGAAAATGACAAAGGATTTGAAATTTTTATTGATTATGCCCACACACCAAAGGCTTTGGAAAATCTCCTCTTAACCCTCAAGCCGTTGGGGAAGAGGATTATTCTGGTTTTTGGTTGTGGAGGCGAGCGGGATAAGTTAAAGCGACCGGCGATGGGAGAAATTGCCACGGGACTTGCCGATTGGGTAATTATCACTTCGGATAATCCCCGGTACGAAGATCCGGAGCAGATAATAGAAGATATCACTAAAGGGATTAGGAAAGAGAATTACGAAAAAATTCTAAATCGGAGGGAGGCAATAAAAAAGGCAATTTCTCTGGCGAAGCGGGGGGATTTAGTGGTAATTGCCGGAAAAGGGCATGAAGATTATCAAATAATTAAAGGGGAAAAATTAAAATTTTCGGATCGAGAAGAAGTGGAGATTGCTTTGCGGTTGAAATAA